In Henriciella litoralis, the genomic window CGCCCGGTCTGGCTCTGGCGAGCCTTTGTGACTTTGCCGATCTGGACGGTCCGCTCCTTTTGTCGACGGACCTGTCGAATGGCGTTGAGTATAAAAGCGGCGTGGCCTTGCCAGCGCCCGAGAGCTTCTGGGGGTAAGGCATGAAAGATGGCATGACGGGGCAGACAGCCCTGATCACAGGCGGTGCAAGAGGGATCGGTTTTGCGATCGCGCAAGGTCTGGCGAAAAGAGGTGTGCGCCTGGTTCTTGCAGATCTCGACGTCCGCCAGCTTGAAGCGGCGCAGGCCACCCTTGCTGAGATGGGCGCCGAGGTCACCTGTGTCGAGGTGAATGTGGCTAACAGTGCCGCTTGCGACAGAGCGGTCGAAACTGCCGTGTCAGAAGGCAATGGACGCCTGGATATCCTGGTTCACTCTGCGGGCATTGGGCTGGAGCGGCTATTTTTGGAAACCACGGATGAAGAATGGTCGCGAATGCTCGATGTTGACCTGTCCGGGGCTTTTTATTGTTGCCGCGCCGCCGGCCGCGTCATGCAGGCGCAAGGCTATGGCCGCATCGTCAACATAGCTTCCACGGCGGGTGTCGCTGGCGGCACCGGGCGTGCGGCCTATGGCGCGGCCAAGGGCGGCGTCATAATGCTGACCCGTGTGCTCGCCGTGGAGCTTGCGACATCCGGTGTGACCGTCAATGCCCTGGCGCCGGGCGCTATTGAGACCGACCTCGTCGCACAAATGCATAGCGAGACAACCCGCCAGGTTTATCGGCGGGCAATTCCGGCGGACCGCTATGGCACCCCGGATGAGGTGGCCGCGGCCGCAATATTCCTGACTACGCCTGAAGCGGCCTACGTCAACGGTCATGTCCTTGCGGTCGATGGAGGCTTTCTGGCGGCTGGAGTCCTACACAAGGATTGAAGCCGCTCCGGTGGAATTCGGTTGTCGATAAGGGGCGGATGCGGCTATACGAAGTTTATGAATGTCGCTTCAGTTCCTGACACTGCGTCCCGCGTCGAGCCGTCCAGCTTTGTTGATGCGCTAGCCCTTCGACTCGAGGAAAATCCACCGAAGCGAAAAGGTGAGCGAACCCGCGAACGTATCAAGCTCGCAACGGCAAGGATGCTGGAGCGTCTAGGTTATCATGCGATGCGGGTGCTGGACATTACGCAGGAAGCGGGTGTCGCGGATGGCTCGTTCTATGTCTACTTCAAGGACAAGAGCGAAGCTGCTCTGGCGGTGCTTTCCGAATTCGTCGAGTTCATCCCGCCCGGTGCCACCGTCGGCAATACCAGCCGTTCAGCGTTTGATACGATCCGTGAAACCAATTGCCGTTTCATCCGTCTGTCCCGGGCGAATGCGGGCCTTATGCGATGCATGCTACAGGTGGTCGATGAGCATCCGGACTATTCCGCGCTTGTGCAGGATGTGAACTTGAACTGGTATACTCGCGTGTCCCGCAGTGTGATCCGCCACTATCCCGAAGGTGCGGTGGATGAGGATTCGATGCTCTTGGTGGCCTACGCTCTCGGCTCCATGATGGATGAGATCGTCCGCAGGCTGGTCATCTATCCTGATCAGAATCTCATCCGACTGACCGACAAGATCGTGCCGACAGACAAGGCGCTGGCCGATGCGCTGAGCGTTCTCTGGTTCAGGACACTTTATCCCGGCAGCGAGATTCCGAAGGGCCTGCGCGGCGCGGCGTCCAAGATCGCTCAGCTAAGCAATGAAAAGCCCATGACCTAAGCCGCGCCTGCCCGCCAGACGGTGGGGTAGAGCGCTCCGGAATAGGGGGCCCCATCGGCAAGGTCCGGCTTCGTCGTCGGGATCGCGACTTCACCTTTGGGCACTGTGTATCGAGCATCGTCGCCCAGCCATCTTGTCGACAAAACCCGCCTGCGCCCGGCCTTCGGGTTGGCGGGTGCGCCATGTACGAGCATCGCCTGAAAGATGAGGCAGTCGC contains:
- a CDS encoding SDR family NAD(P)-dependent oxidoreductase; its protein translation is MKDGMTGQTALITGGARGIGFAIAQGLAKRGVRLVLADLDVRQLEAAQATLAEMGAEVTCVEVNVANSAACDRAVETAVSEGNGRLDILVHSAGIGLERLFLETTDEEWSRMLDVDLSGAFYCCRAAGRVMQAQGYGRIVNIASTAGVAGGTGRAAYGAAKGGVIMLTRVLAVELATSGVTVNALAPGAIETDLVAQMHSETTRQVYRRAIPADRYGTPDEVAAAAIFLTTPEAAYVNGHVLAVDGGFLAAGVLHKD
- a CDS encoding TetR/AcrR family transcriptional regulator, with amino-acid sequence MNVASVPDTASRVEPSSFVDALALRLEENPPKRKGERTRERIKLATARMLERLGYHAMRVLDITQEAGVADGSFYVYFKDKSEAALAVLSEFVEFIPPGATVGNTSRSAFDTIRETNCRFIRLSRANAGLMRCMLQVVDEHPDYSALVQDVNLNWYTRVSRSVIRHYPEGAVDEDSMLLVAYALGSMMDEIVRRLVIYPDQNLIRLTDKIVPTDKALADALSVLWFRTLYPGSEIPKGLRGAASKIAQLSNEKPMT